A single genomic interval of Shewanella psychropiezotolerans harbors:
- a CDS encoding methyl-accepting chemotaxis protein, giving the protein MEFLSSWSIKRKLMAVMLVFGLAGVTILVDVIINTNFVADKFEEYDQAGVNSQKYILSISRDMNYVSRLSRSIMLGDDFDKNYSLLDTRIRDIYSHFDNLEASLRLVSDRDAKNRLNQLMANSKQATKAFLEDGRARMLQLKSVDRNPDVLQEAWSSYRTGASPFANKARASFKELVRAEESSRQEIQQAAIASMADMKQQLILITIGSFVLGGLLLFFVARGILHSVSTLTRSIDDIERNSDLTRRIEISSKDEFAALSRAFNLMLDKFQASINSVSDTSKQLAESAQGMAKVTSETAASVQSQRHELDMVATAMNEMTATVVEVAKNANDAADAANQTDDQSKEGMQVVNNTVDTIVGLAAEIESAAEVIQNLEKDSNQIGTILDVIKGIAEQTNLLALNAAIEAARAGEQGRGFAVVADEVRTLASRTQESTEEIQAMIEKLQGGAKTAVSVMSDSRKYADESVSHAKSAGEALQMITQSIGTITEMNTQIATAAEEQSAVSEEINANIVNINHAAEEAAEGANSTSSESERLAEMAQELQLLVQQFKT; this is encoded by the coding sequence ATGGAATTTTTATCTTCATGGAGCATCAAACGTAAATTGATGGCTGTGATGTTAGTTTTTGGCTTAGCCGGGGTAACCATACTGGTCGATGTCATCATTAATACAAATTTTGTGGCAGATAAGTTTGAGGAATATGATCAAGCTGGTGTGAACAGTCAAAAGTACATCTTATCTATCAGCCGAGACATGAATTATGTTTCTCGTCTATCACGTAGCATCATGCTTGGAGATGATTTCGACAAAAATTACTCTCTGTTAGATACTCGAATTCGTGATATTTATAGCCATTTCGATAACCTCGAAGCTTCTCTAAGACTGGTCTCGGACAGAGATGCTAAGAATCGGCTTAATCAGTTGATGGCGAATTCTAAACAAGCCACAAAGGCATTCTTAGAAGATGGCCGCGCTCGCATGTTACAGCTTAAATCCGTTGATCGTAATCCGGATGTCTTACAGGAAGCCTGGAGTTCATATCGTACAGGGGCGAGTCCTTTCGCTAATAAGGCTAGAGCTAGTTTCAAAGAGCTAGTTAGAGCCGAGGAAAGTTCCAGACAGGAGATACAGCAGGCTGCAATCGCTTCCATGGCTGACATGAAACAGCAGCTGATCTTAATTACCATAGGTTCTTTTGTGCTTGGTGGTCTGCTGCTCTTCTTTGTTGCACGAGGTATTTTACATTCTGTAAGCACCTTGACCCGGTCCATAGATGACATAGAGAGAAATTCTGATCTGACCCGTCGCATCGAAATCAGTAGTAAGGATGAATTTGCAGCTCTTTCTAGAGCGTTTAATCTGATGCTAGATAAGTTTCAAGCTAGTATTAATAGCGTTTCCGATACTTCGAAGCAGTTGGCTGAGTCGGCACAAGGCATGGCGAAGGTTACCTCAGAAACTGCCGCTTCGGTCCAGAGTCAGAGACATGAGCTGGACATGGTTGCCACTGCGATGAATGAGATGACGGCAACGGTTGTCGAGGTGGCTAAGAATGCTAATGATGCCGCAGATGCCGCCAATCAGACTGATGACCAATCGAAAGAGGGCATGCAGGTCGTCAATAATACCGTGGATACTATTGTTGGTTTAGCTGCCGAGATAGAAAGTGCTGCCGAAGTGATACAAAACTTAGAGAAAGACAGTAATCAAATTGGCACTATTCTCGATGTTATCAAGGGGATTGCCGAGCAGACTAACTTGCTAGCGCTAAATGCGGCTATCGAAGCCGCTAGAGCGGGTGAGCAAGGAAGAGGATTCGCCGTGGTTGCCGATGAGGTCCGTACTTTAGCGAGTCGAACCCAAGAGTCTACCGAAGAGATTCAGGCGATGATCGAGAAGCTACAAGGTGGAGCTAAAACAGCAGTGAGTGTCATGTCGGATAGCCGAAAGTATGCCGATGAGAGTGTGAGTCATGCCAAATCTGCTGGTGAGGCCTTGCAGATGATCACGCAATCTATCGGTACCATTACCGAGATGAATACTCAGATTGCCACAGCAGCAGAAGAGCAATCTGCGGTATCGGAGGAGATCAACGCTAATATCGTTAATATCAATCATGCTGCCGAAGAAGCCGCCGAAGGTGCTAACTCGACATCCAGTGAGAGTGAACGTTTAGCCGAGATGGCGCAAGAGCTGCAACTGCTGGTTCAGCAGTTTAAAACCTAG
- the mog gene encoding molybdopterin adenylyltransferase, translating into MTKAKIGIVTVSDRASAGVYEDLSGKAIIKVLNEYLTSEWEPVYEVIPDEQDVISATLIKMADEQNCSLIVTTGGTGPAKRDVTPEATEAVCDRMMPGFGELMRAESLKFVPTAILSRQTAGLRGDTLIVNLPGKPKSIRECLDAVFPAIPYCIDLMNGPFLECDESVIKPFRPKAK; encoded by the coding sequence ATGACTAAAGCTAAAATCGGTATTGTAACTGTCAGTGATAGAGCTAGTGCAGGCGTCTATGAAGATCTCTCTGGTAAAGCGATTATCAAGGTATTGAACGAGTATCTGACTTCTGAGTGGGAGCCTGTCTATGAGGTGATTCCTGATGAGCAAGATGTGATTTCTGCGACACTTATCAAGATGGCCGATGAGCAGAACTGCAGTCTAATCGTTACTACTGGCGGCACTGGCCCAGCTAAACGCGACGTTACCCCTGAGGCGACGGAAGCCGTTTGTGATCGTATGATGCCTGGTTTCGGTGAACTCATGCGCGCCGAGTCACTTAAGTTTGTGCCGACCGCTATTCTTTCACGTCAAACAGCCGGACTTCGTGGTGATACCTTGATCGTTAACTTGCCAGGTAAGCCCAAGTCGATTCGTGAGTGTCTCGATGCCGTGTTCCCTGCAATTCCATATTGTATCGATCTAATGAACGGCCCATTCCTTGAGTGTGATGAATCTGTCATCAAGCCATTTCGTCCAAAGGCCAAGTAA
- a CDS encoding NlpC/P60 family protein, whose amino-acid sequence MFRPLVILLLLFMSGCSSQLPEQIETGTATNVAANQAKTSGLDAIKTKQQVLELKLMAFHREWKGTPYRYGGMSKRGVDCSAFVYLAYKDIFGRKLPRTTADQKNLGHKVAKGNLKTGDLVFFKTGWSTRHVGIYLSDSKFLHASTSQGVMISTLNNSYWKRKYWLSRSL is encoded by the coding sequence ATGTTTAGACCCTTAGTTATCTTGCTTCTACTGTTTATGTCCGGGTGTTCGAGTCAGTTGCCGGAGCAGATTGAAACAGGCACTGCAACCAATGTTGCTGCGAATCAGGCTAAAACATCAGGCCTAGATGCTATTAAGACCAAACAACAGGTATTAGAGCTGAAGCTGATGGCATTTCATCGAGAGTGGAAAGGTACGCCTTACCGTTATGGTGGCATGAGTAAGCGGGGCGTGGATTGCTCTGCCTTCGTCTATCTGGCCTACAAGGATATTTTCGGTAGGAAGTTACCCCGAACCACGGCGGATCAGAAAAACCTTGGGCATAAAGTTGCTAAGGGAAATCTGAAAACCGGCGACCTGGTATTTTTCAAAACCGGTTGGTCGACTCGGCATGTGGGTATCTACCTGAGTGACTCTAAGTTTTTGCATGCATCGACGAGCCAAGGTGTGATGATATCCACCTTAAATAATAGCTATTGGAAGCGTAAGTATTGGCTGTCCAGAAGCTTGTAG
- a CDS encoding BaiN/RdsA family NAD(P)/FAD-dependent oxidoreductase yields the protein MKHHDVIIIGAGAAGLMCAATAGYRGRDVLVLDAAKQAGKKILISGGGRCNFTNQKVEPNNFICGNGHFVKSALARYRSSDFIDLVERHGIEYHERDHGQLFCNDSAKEIVTMLLTECEWAGAKVKLRTEIGKITQADSGKFEIATDKDVYSCDSLVVATGGLSMPKLGASPLGYHLAEQFGLKVLPTYAGLVPFTWQPEQKLKFEPLSGIAVPSTITAKDGTQFSEALLFTHRGLSGPAILQISNFWKPGETIKINLLPGIDARAAIELVLANHPKQNLRNTLGHWLPKRLVEALFDEALLNRAMNQLVHKELEQLAVDLESWEIMMNGTEGYRTAEVTLGGLDTDELSSKTMETKSVPGLFFIGEVMDVSGWLGGFNFQWAWSSGVAAGQAV from the coding sequence GTGAAACATCATGACGTCATAATTATCGGAGCGGGTGCCGCAGGCCTGATGTGCGCCGCTACAGCGGGTTACCGTGGGCGTGATGTGTTGGTGCTGGATGCAGCAAAGCAGGCGGGGAAGAAGATCCTCATTAGCGGTGGTGGACGATGTAACTTCACGAACCAGAAAGTTGAGCCGAATAATTTCATCTGTGGCAATGGGCATTTTGTAAAGTCAGCCCTGGCAAGGTATCGCAGCAGCGACTTTATCGATCTTGTCGAGCGTCATGGTATCGAGTACCACGAGCGGGACCATGGTCAACTGTTCTGTAATGACTCGGCCAAAGAGATAGTCACCATGCTACTGACCGAGTGTGAGTGGGCCGGTGCTAAGGTTAAACTCCGCACCGAGATTGGCAAGATCACTCAAGCTGATTCTGGGAAATTTGAAATAGCGACCGACAAAGATGTCTATAGCTGTGATTCGTTAGTGGTAGCCACAGGCGGTCTCTCCATGCCTAAGCTAGGTGCTAGCCCATTGGGTTATCATCTTGCCGAGCAGTTTGGTTTAAAGGTGTTGCCTACCTATGCCGGTCTGGTGCCTTTTACCTGGCAACCCGAGCAGAAACTCAAATTTGAGCCACTGTCTGGCATTGCGGTACCCAGTACTATAACGGCAAAAGACGGGACTCAGTTCAGTGAAGCCTTGCTCTTTACTCATCGCGGCCTATCAGGCCCTGCCATTCTTCAGATATCAAATTTTTGGAAGCCTGGTGAGACCATCAAGATTAACTTGCTCCCAGGTATCGATGCCAGAGCCGCCATCGAGTTGGTGCTGGCGAACCATCCGAAGCAGAACCTGAGAAATACTCTGGGACATTGGTTACCTAAACGTCTGGTCGAGGCCCTGTTCGACGAAGCTCTGCTTAACAGGGCTATGAATCAGTTAGTCCATAAAGAGCTGGAACAGCTTGCTGTGGATCTCGAGTCCTGGGAAATAATGATGAATGGCACCGAGGGCTATCGCACCGCCGAAGTCACCTTAGGTGGCTTAGATACCGATGAGCTGTCGTCGAAAACCATGGAAACCAAATCAGTACCTGGGCTTTTCTTTATCGGTGAGGTGATGGATGTCAGCGGCTGGCTGGGAGGATTCAACTTCCAGTGGGCTTGGTCATCGGGTGTTGCCGCGGGTCAGGCGGTTTAA
- the gpsA gene encoding NAD(P)H-dependent glycerol-3-phosphate dehydrogenase, whose amino-acid sequence MKNTADITVLGAGSYGTALAISLASNGHRTLLWGHDPEHIENLKRDRANEVFLPGITLPDLLVPEADLATALAASNNILVVVPSHVFGMVLGQAKPLLREDSRIVWATKGLEPETGRLLQEVAGDVLGDKYPLAVLSGPTFAKELAAGMPTAISVAGTHATFTQDLVELLHSPKRLRVYANDDFIGLQLGGAVKNVIAISAGMSDGIGFGANARTALITRGLVELSRLGEAMGAQASTFMGMAGLGDLVLTCTDNQSRNRRFGLALGRGQGVEEAQEEIGQVVEGYRNTKEVYALAKRLGVEMPITEQVYRVLYEGGTPREAAVTLLAREIKSETQDSE is encoded by the coding sequence ATGAAAAACACTGCCGATATTACGGTATTAGGGGCGGGGTCTTATGGCACCGCCCTTGCTATTTCTTTAGCCAGTAATGGCCATCGAACTCTGCTGTGGGGTCATGACCCTGAGCATATCGAGAACCTCAAGCGTGACCGCGCTAATGAAGTATTTCTCCCGGGGATAACGCTTCCCGACCTGCTTGTTCCAGAAGCCGACTTGGCGACGGCGCTAGCCGCATCGAATAATATCTTAGTTGTGGTTCCCAGCCATGTTTTTGGCATGGTATTGGGCCAAGCTAAGCCTCTGCTGCGTGAAGATTCACGCATAGTCTGGGCGACAAAAGGGCTTGAGCCTGAGACCGGACGACTGTTGCAAGAGGTTGCCGGAGATGTGTTAGGCGATAAATATCCTTTAGCCGTGCTTTCCGGACCTACTTTTGCGAAAGAGTTAGCGGCGGGAATGCCGACCGCTATCTCCGTTGCCGGAACCCATGCTACTTTTACCCAAGATCTAGTCGAGCTATTACACAGCCCTAAACGGCTACGTGTTTATGCCAACGACGATTTTATCGGCCTGCAACTTGGCGGTGCGGTTAAAAATGTCATCGCCATCAGCGCTGGTATGTCGGATGGTATCGGCTTCGGTGCCAATGCCAGAACCGCATTAATCACCCGAGGCCTGGTTGAATTGTCTCGTTTAGGTGAGGCTATGGGGGCCCAAGCCAGTACTTTTATGGGCATGGCAGGCTTAGGCGATCTGGTACTTACCTGTACAGATAACCAATCTCGTAACCGTCGCTTCGGACTGGCTTTAGGCCGGGGGCAAGGTGTCGAGGAGGCTCAGGAAGAGATAGGTCAGGTGGTTGAAGGTTACCGTAATACCAAAGAAGTTTATGCTTTAGCTAAGCGACTTGGCGTAGAGATGCCGATCACTGAGCAAGTTTATCGGGTGCTCTATGAGGGCGGGACGCCTCGCGAGGCTGCCGTAACCTTGTTAGCCAGAGAGATAAAATCTGAGACCCAAGATAGCGAGTAA
- the secB gene encoding protein-export chaperone SecB, which yields MAEVANNEQQDPQFNIQRVYTKDISFETPNSPAVFQKEWNPEVKLDLDTRSAKLADNVFEVVLSLTVTAKNGDETAFLCEVQQAGIFAINGLTEQQLAHSLGAYCPNILFPYAREAVGSLVSRGTFPQLNLAPVNFDALFAQYVNQRQAGAEDAAKTEEASA from the coding sequence ATGGCTGAAGTAGCAAATAACGAACAACAAGATCCTCAATTCAATATCCAACGTGTATACACCAAGGATATCTCTTTCGAAACTCCAAACAGCCCGGCTGTTTTCCAGAAAGAGTGGAACCCTGAAGTTAAGCTAGATCTTGATACTCGTAGCGCTAAGCTAGCTGACAACGTTTTTGAAGTTGTCCTGTCTCTGACTGTTACCGCTAAAAACGGTGACGAAACTGCATTCCTTTGTGAAGTTCAGCAAGCTGGTATCTTCGCAATCAATGGTCTGACTGAGCAGCAACTTGCTCATTCACTAGGTGCATACTGTCCAAATATCCTATTCCCATATGCTCGTGAAGCAGTGGGTAGCCTGGTTTCTCGTGGTACTTTCCCACAGCTAAACCTAGCACCAGTTAACTTCGACGCGCTTTTCGCTCAGTACGTTAACCAGCGTCAAGCCGGTGCAGAAGACGCTGCTAAGACTGAAGAAGCAAGCGCATAA
- a CDS encoding rhodanese-like domain-containing protein, with protein MQEYIEFLKANPMLSLAWIGLLIGLIVSVFKSSISKVTTIDHQQATLLINKQDAKVIDVREKAEFKKGHIVDALNVPLSEIKNNQLSALEKFKASPIIMVCNAGMVSSQASQLMVKAGFESVHNLKGGMGEWQSSNLPVTKSKK; from the coding sequence ATGCAAGAATATATCGAATTTTTGAAAGCTAACCCTATGCTCAGCTTAGCCTGGATAGGTCTTTTGATTGGTCTTATCGTCAGCGTTTTCAAATCCAGTATCTCTAAGGTCACTACGATCGATCACCAACAGGCTACGCTGCTTATCAATAAGCAAGATGCCAAAGTGATAGACGTAAGGGAAAAAGCGGAGTTTAAGAAGGGTCACATCGTCGATGCTTTGAATGTGCCTTTATCTGAAATTAAAAATAATCAACTTTCAGCCCTTGAAAAGTTTAAAGCAAGTCCCATTATAATGGTATGCAACGCAGGTATGGTGTCATCACAAGCCTCGCAGTTGATGGTTAAAGCAGGTTTCGAATCTGTACATAACCTCAAAGGCGGTATGGGTGAGTGGCAGTCAAGTAATCTGCCGGTAACGAAAAGTAAGAAATAA
- the gpmM gene encoding 2,3-bisphosphoglycerate-independent phosphoglycerate mutase gives MTTRKRPLALLILDGWGYRENTQKNAVFHAKTPVLDRLNAQYPNNLISASGLDVGLPDGQMGNSEVGHINIGSGRIVYQELTRIGKAIDDGEFQQNPALLEAIDRAIAKEGAVHIMGLLSPGGVHSHENHIEAMCRLAVERGAKQVYLHAFLDGRDTPPRSAKSSLAHFDDLFTRLGTGRIASVIGRYYAMDRDNRWDRVTLAYDLITQGESLHQYTNAVDALEAAYERDESDEFVASSAITDSQGNLAKLADSDSLIFMNFRADRARQITRSFVDSDFDGFERKMTTKAHFLMLTQYAANIPAAIAYPATELVNTLGEALQSRDKTQLRISETEKYAHVTFFFNGGKEEPFKGEDRILIQSPKVATYDLQPEMSSVELTDKLVAAIESTDYDVIICNYPNGDMVGHTGSFEAAVKACEAVDTSIGRVVEALTKVGGECLITADHGNAEQMTDEKTGQAHTAHTCEPVPLIYVGRDAIIEDGGRLSDLAPTMLTLMGETVPSEMTGRSIIKIKE, from the coding sequence ATGACGACACGCAAACGCCCTTTGGCATTGCTGATCCTCGATGGCTGGGGTTACCGCGAAAACACGCAAAAAAATGCCGTTTTCCATGCTAAGACCCCGGTTTTGGATCGACTCAATGCTCAATACCCTAACAATCTAATCTCAGCTTCAGGCTTAGATGTGGGACTACCCGATGGTCAAATGGGTAATTCCGAAGTTGGTCATATCAATATCGGTTCAGGACGCATTGTTTATCAAGAACTTACCAGAATAGGTAAGGCAATTGATGACGGTGAGTTTCAGCAAAACCCAGCACTACTCGAAGCCATAGATCGCGCAATCGCCAAAGAGGGTGCTGTACACATAATGGGGCTACTGTCTCCCGGCGGCGTACATAGCCATGAGAATCATATCGAGGCCATGTGCCGCCTAGCAGTCGAGCGAGGTGCTAAGCAAGTATATCTACACGCTTTCCTCGATGGTCGCGACACTCCACCACGCAGTGCAAAATCTAGTTTGGCTCATTTTGATGATCTGTTTACTAGATTAGGCACCGGCCGTATTGCTTCAGTGATAGGCCGCTATTATGCAATGGACCGTGATAATCGCTGGGATCGTGTGACTCTTGCCTATGATTTGATCACCCAAGGCGAGTCTCTGCATCAATACACCAATGCTGTAGATGCCCTGGAAGCGGCTTATGAACGTGACGAGAGCGATGAATTTGTCGCAAGCTCGGCGATTACCGACAGCCAAGGTAATCTGGCTAAACTTGCCGATAGCGATTCGCTGATTTTCATGAATTTCCGCGCCGATCGTGCTCGTCAAATCACTCGCAGCTTCGTCGACTCTGATTTCGATGGGTTCGAGCGTAAGATGACGACAAAAGCACACTTCTTGATGTTGACTCAGTACGCCGCGAATATACCGGCAGCAATAGCCTATCCGGCAACAGAGCTCGTCAACACCTTAGGTGAAGCTTTGCAGAGTCGGGATAAGACACAACTGCGTATCTCAGAGACAGAGAAATATGCCCATGTGACTTTCTTCTTCAACGGCGGTAAAGAGGAACCATTTAAGGGAGAAGACAGAATTCTGATCCAATCTCCTAAGGTGGCAACCTATGACCTACAACCTGAGATGAGTTCTGTAGAACTCACAGATAAATTAGTCGCAGCCATAGAGTCTACTGACTATGATGTCATTATTTGTAACTATCCAAACGGAGATATGGTTGGCCATACGGGTAGCTTCGAGGCAGCGGTTAAAGCCTGTGAAGCAGTCGATACCAGTATCGGCCGCGTCGTGGAAGCTCTGACTAAGGTGGGAGGAGAATGTTTAATCACAGCCGATCACGGTAATGCCGAGCAGATGACCGATGAGAAGACCGGCCAGGCACACACGGCTCACACTTGCGAACCAGTGCCATTGATCTACGTTGGACGTGATGCGATTATCGAAGATGGCGGTCGCCTGAGCGATCTTGCTCCAACCATGTTAACCTTGATGGGAGAAACAGTGCCATCAGAGATGACTGGGCGTTCCATCATCAAAATCAAAGAGTAA
- a CDS encoding murein hydrolase activator EnvC family protein has translation MNIRFFSKASIFAGFIMLSTPLQASDLQQRQSDLKVLQSQISKQASDLKDTAKQREKLISLLKKDEKAIASAARKVNETQNSLSKTDKKLAQLDKRQNKLDTLKTTQQETLANQLASAYLAGNHDYSKMLLNQQSPASIERLLAYYQYLNNARMASINELKQTIEELNDIQIEQIAQKTQLNKLILNQQQQAKQLNLEQSQRQKTLTQLQRTLNSSGARLEQMQIEEASLKHVVEQAIVAMRSNPKMEGLSSSRKLKWPTKGRIKSGFGSRRSGQVKWKGVTLSAPEGQTIAAIAAGKVIYADWLRGFGMVLVVDHGKGYMSLYGHAQTLLKNPGDSVNKGESIALVGRSGGQTEPGLYFEVRHKGQAVDPARYCKR, from the coding sequence GTGAATATTCGTTTTTTCAGTAAAGCCAGCATTTTTGCTGGCTTTATCATGCTTTCAACGCCACTGCAGGCCTCAGACCTACAGCAGCGTCAATCCGATCTTAAAGTACTGCAATCACAGATAAGCAAACAAGCATCGGATCTAAAAGACACCGCTAAGCAGCGAGAAAAGTTAATCTCATTGCTCAAGAAAGATGAAAAAGCGATCGCCTCAGCTGCTAGAAAAGTCAATGAAACCCAAAATTCACTTTCTAAAACAGATAAGAAACTGGCTCAATTAGATAAACGCCAAAACAAGTTAGATACACTGAAGACAACCCAGCAGGAAACATTAGCCAATCAGTTGGCCAGTGCCTATTTAGCGGGTAATCACGACTATAGTAAGATGCTACTCAACCAGCAGAGCCCAGCAAGTATCGAACGTCTACTCGCCTACTATCAATATTTGAATAATGCCCGCATGGCATCGATCAATGAGTTGAAACAGACCATTGAAGAGCTCAATGACATTCAAATTGAACAGATAGCCCAGAAGACTCAGCTTAATAAGCTCATTCTCAACCAGCAACAACAGGCGAAACAGCTCAACCTGGAACAGAGCCAAAGACAAAAAACCCTGACACAACTGCAGAGAACACTCAATAGCAGTGGCGCCAGACTGGAGCAGATGCAGATAGAAGAAGCCAGTCTCAAACATGTCGTCGAGCAAGCCATCGTGGCCATGAGAAGTAACCCTAAGATGGAAGGGTTATCCAGTAGCAGAAAGCTAAAATGGCCGACCAAGGGGCGTATCAAGTCGGGCTTCGGCAGCCGTAGATCGGGTCAGGTAAAATGGAAAGGGGTCACACTCTCGGCTCCGGAAGGTCAAACAATAGCGGCTATCGCAGCGGGAAAGGTCATTTATGCAGACTGGTTACGCGGCTTCGGTATGGTGCTAGTTGTCGATCATGGTAAGGGGTATATGAGCCTGTATGGTCATGCCCAAACCCTATTAAAAAACCCCGGAGACTCTGTAAATAAAGGAGAATCTATCGCATTAGTCGGTCGGTCGGGTGGACAGACTGAGCCTGGCCTATACTTTGAGGTAAGGCATAAAGGGCAAGCGGTCGATCCGGCGAGATACTGTAAACGCTAG